AATAGCTTCGTATATCTGCAGGCTTAGAAGTGAATAAATAAGAATTATAGCGAAAATAGCATATAGAATCGGTGTGAAGTTAAATGCCAATTTATTGTCTGCCTTTTCTGCCTTTTCAAACAGAAGAACAAAATTTGTTGATTTGTTGTAAAGCTCTTCCTGGTTAAGTGTTTTAGTCTTTTCTGAGTAAACTGAGTAACTATTTCCTGATTTCTTTACTAAAGAGAAAGAATTTTCTACAATGGCGATGAATTCTTCAGGAAGCTCATTCCAATATTCCTTGTCTAATTCATATGCATCATTTTTTACTCCCATAAAATTCAAAGTATCGCTAAATGCCAGTGCAGATGGGTAATTGGGATGGGAATTAAACTGGAAGACGAACTCCTGTTTATCAAGTTTTAAGTAGTTAATTAGTTTGTCAAAAATCATATTAATATTTTTATCTAAAATACACAGATGTTTTAAATAAACAAAAAAATTTTTCTTTTATTAGTGAGATATATACGGTAGTTGATAGATTTGATTTGACTTTCAATATTTTATTTTGCTGTATCTGGCTCAAAAAATATTTTTGTTGGCTATAGAATATATCTTACATTATAAAATGGTGTGCGCATTAGTTCCATTTTCCCACAGATGTATATTTAAAGTTTTCATGGTTAAAAGTTTACATTCATTTTAGCGCATCTGCGGGAGTAAAAGGAACTATATGATGGTATATAGCTGATGATCTGGTGAAGGATCAGTATAAATTCTCTTGTTTGCATGAGTTCCATTTTCCCACAGATGTATATTTAAAGTTTTCATGGTTAAAGTGTTGACATTCATTTTAGCGCATCTGCGGGAGTAAAAGGAACTATATGATAGTATATAGCTGATGATCTGGTGAAGGATCAGTATAAATTCTCTTGTTTGCATTAGTTCCATTTTCCCACAGATGTATATTTAAAGTTTTCATGGTTAAAGTGTTGACATTCATTTTAGTGCATCTGTGGGAGTAAAAGGAACTATATGGTAGTATAGTTAATGATCTGGTGGAGGATCAATATAATTTCAATGTTATTGTAAATATGTTTTATTTTATGAGACTTTCCATATGATAATGCTTAATGGCTTTTTGCTTCAATGGATTTTTTGTCCAGTCTTCCCATACTCCTGTATAGGGATCATATCCGCATTTTAACGGTTTTGAAATATCAAGTCCTTCTTTATTCGTCATATTTCTTTCTGTAAAGGCCCTGCAGTCTGTACAGACATAGCGGAATTCACAATCTTTGCAGCTTTCAATATGGTCTTTTGTGAGATTCCAGTATTTTTTGAAACCAGGTTTTGCCAAGGCATCTTCAAGACTTGAGGTATGGATGTTTTCAAAGCTTTCCGGCATTAAGGGACAATTTTTAATATTCCCGTTGATATCAATACCGATTTTCTTGTTTAGACAGGAATTATGATTAATGGCCTCCAATACTTTTGAGAGATTAGTATTGAAATATTTAAGGTTTACCTTACCGCAAGCGGATATTTGAATATTTTCATGGTTAAAGTTTATGGTAAACCTAAATATTTCATTGTTCTTAAAAGGTTGTTTTTTGCAGTTATAAAAAATAAGACTATCAATTCTTGAAGTAGTTTGGTTCAGAACTTGAAAAAAAGATTTATCTAAGCCCTCATGAAAAGGTGCATATATTTCAATACTTTCTAAAACTGAGTCTTTAAATTTATTATCAATATTCTGATACTCTTCCATTGAAAATTCTCTGGTACTGTAAATCACCAAATATTTAACACCCAGATTATCAATAGAAAGTTTTATTTTGTCAAGAGTGAGTAGGTCATTAATTTCTATAAAAATATTAGATATGTCACTATGGTCTTGAAATCTATGAGAAAGTGGAGGGAAATTTTTGTCCCAACCATTTTCGGTAATAAAACCATACTCTTCTTCCAGTAAGAAACCTAAATATTCGTTTATAATTTCTTGAGATTCATCATCATAATTTTTAACAAGATCTTCAAGAGAATTTACTTTCAATTCTTCAATCAGCTCATACAGTTCTAAAGGATACAGTTCTGATATATTCCTCTGAAGATCAGAAATAAGTATCCTGGTAGCTCCCTTTGTTATGGTAATATTACTGAATAGGTTAAAATATCTCATATCAATCTTGTCAAACATTTATAAGGTTTTAGCTTCACATAGAAATCTGTTTGGTATTTTTTACAGGAAACCGTTATATTAGGATGTTTTTTCTCGCGGCTTTTATTTTTTATAACATCAATATATTTAAAAGTAAGAGGCAGTTTTTGCTTTTCTTTGGTCATGAAGTTCTTTTTCATAGGTAATCTGCTATTTCTTTTTCTAATGAGTAATTACAGGTCACAGATGGTCCCAAAAATTGTCCTACAGTATTAATTTCCAGAAAGTAATGCTTATCTCCACTTTTAATAAAATCCAGAGAACCACAATTCAGATCCAAAGATTGCATGAGTAGACACACTTTTTCTTCAATATCTTTTGGAAGATCATAGGGGACTTTCCTGGTAGGTTTTTTATCATTGTATTTTCTGAAATCAATCTTGGTTTGTTCATTATTTTGGGAAAATATTGCTGTTGACCAGATCTTTCTATTTAGATAGAAACTCCTGATTTCAAAATCTTTTTCAATTTTTTCCTGAAAGAATGTGATAAAAAAGTCTTCATTTTCAGTCTCCCTAACAACAGTTGTATACATCATACCACTGGAATCCTTGATGATATTTTCCATTCTTGGGTTTCCTCCAATTGTTTTGATGATAGTCTTATCTAGAACTACATCATCTGTATTACTTGCCAGAAAATAAGAGGGAACATCCAAGCCTATTTTTTGTGCTTGTTCAAGAACAAGTAATTTATTAACATCACTATTGCTTTCCTTGTTTATATGTTTTTTTGATTCTAGTGTCTTTTTGATATAATCTTCCAGCCAATGCTGGTATTCATTCATATTAATATTGATAGATTCATTTTTGTACTGTACGTGCCTAAAGTTCAGACCTCCTCTTCTGTACCATACGCTAGTAATCTCGTCAATAAAAAAACAGTTTCTGTGACTTTCGATATAAATCCGTTTTTCCTTTGTCTTAATATCAAAAACTTCATCCTCATTAACGCGAATAAAGCTTTTACCCATTTTTAACAGCCACTTTATAACTTCGGTTGTAGTGATTTCGTGATTTTGAGAGATAATCAGTATCATTTTTCCTTTTTATTCTTTTTAGCAAAATCTTTAATGATAGCTTGGGCGTGCTGTATGCTAGGTAATCCTATACTTTTACGGTTACGATTGACAGTAATAGTGTCTTTTATATTTTCATAACCTTGATATACTCCATATGTATAGGGTTGCTTATGGTGTATATTATTTCGGTCTATCATTGCTGCATAATCCCGGGGAGGACAATCACCAGATTTTATATATTCTAGTATTTTGGCTTTAAAATATGGCTGATACTCGTCGTAATCAGCCATATGAAGTAACACTGGTCCTGATGGCATAAAAAAATCCCCATTCCACAAACCTATTTTCTGTATACTGGGAAAGCCATCATTCTCAAACATCCATTTTAATAGCTTAGCATTTTTTTCATCATTCTTGAAAATATCCAAACTGTTGCCACTTCTACGGCTATCTTGATCACGTTTGAAAGCAACAGTAAAAGAATCAATCAGTTTTTGATTAAGATTTTTTTTCCATTGAGCAACTGTTTGCTCAACTTCAAGGCTGTCTATTCCATATTTTTGATAGAGCCAGTAAAAATCTTTGTTTTTTTTATGATAAGGAGCAATCAGGGTTATTAGTTTTTTCAGATTTTTTTTGCCCCCAAAGTTTATATCTTTTTTGTCTGCAAGTATGATATAATTGGTAAATTCTTCAATACGATCCTGATTCTTAGGAGGATATTTCCTGAATAGTTTTTTGTATTCCTTAATAGTAACAAGAGTGTCTTTTTGTAGACGGTATATGCTGTCAATTTCGTTAACCCTGTTATAATAGTTGACATAGTTTAAGCTTCTGTTTTTACATGCAGAAAAAATAAAAAAAATGACCACTAGAATATAGGAAGAAGAGTTCCAAATCTTATTTCTCATAAATTTTCCTAGTTGTGGCTAAAATTAATGTTTTGAAACTTTATCAATACGAGTAACTCACTTGACTGTCATAAAAAGTAGAATAAATAGAGGGATTACCCCTCTATTATTACTGGATATTAATCTAAGCTTGTATCTATTTTTAAGGTACTTATACGTTTTCCATCTTTCCAAGTTTCTTTATCATAACAAGTCGAACCGCAATCTGTTTCCACATAGCTATAGTCTCCGGCTCCCTGGATAGCTTTTAAATCAGTTCTTTGTAATTTTTTGTTTTCCATTGAAGAAAAGTTTCCCTTTAGTCCTTTTAGATTTTTCATTTTTTTAATTTTTAAAATTAATATTTTGCCATTTGTATTCCCTGGCTTGGGAGTTGCTGATCAGCTTTTGGTATTTATGTTTTTGTACTGTACACATACAAAAAATAAATCTTGTGTTTTTACCTGAAGCAAACATACAGAGGCTATGATAAATAAAAAAACAAAAGGTCTAAGGATTTATAAATTTGGATATAAATTTATAAATAAAATGAATTGTAAGGTTTTGTAAATCAGTGTTTTTTGTTTGTTATTTGTTTTTCGATCTCTTTTATATAGATGGAGGGCGTGGTCCCTGTTTTTTTCTTAAATGCCATATAAAAAGCCTGTACACTATTATATCCAATCTCTTCGGAAATTGCCGGTAATTTGTAAGAACGAAACTTTTTATCATGTACCAGACGATTGAGTGTATAATCAATTCGAAGATCATTAATATAGGAAGTAAAGTTCTTTTCTTTGTAAACATTAATTACTTCAGACAGGTAAGAAGTATTGGTGTTGATGTTTTTTGCCAACTTTCCTAAGGTAATTCCTTTTGTAAGATACTGTTCTTTATTTTCAAACTTTTTTAAGGCCTCCAGAATAAGTTCAATCGCCTCTTGAGGAAGTGACTTGGACTGTTTATTATCTGATTCGGTGGTGTCCGTCACTTCAATTAATTCGAATGGCTTACCAATTGTAGATTTATATTCATTGGAAAAGGAGGTTGGTGTTAAATCTGTATTTTCTTCTTCGGATGATGTATTTGCAATGTTGTATGGAGCTGTTTTATTTTCTTCTACCGCACGTATAAGATCCTGGGCAATCTTTCTATGTCTTTTTTCAGCCTTTCTGGCTTTGAAAAATAAAATTAAAGCAGTAATAAGCAATAAACTTAAGGAACCAATTAATGTATAAAATAAATATTTTTTTACTCGTAGGTTTTGAATGATGGCCTGCTTCTCTGCTAAAAGTTTTGGGGTATCATACTTTCTCTGAATCTCTTTTGAAAGGTACCAGTACTCGGAATCTAAGACTTTGTCTATTGCTAAAAAACGATCAATATAATATAGCTGTTTTTGTTTATCTTCTTTTGTTTTATAATAATCTATAAGATAGGTATATACTTCTCGTTGTTCAGGGAATGTGTAATTATTTTTTTTCGCAATAGAGTCTACTTTTACAAAATTTTCTACAGCTTTTTCCTTTTGTTGTAGTCCTGCATAAGCCTGTGCCACATAGAAAAATGAATACGTTATATCTCTTGTGTCACCATTTTTCAGAAAAAACTGTTTACTATTCTGGGAAGATTCAGCTGCTGCTTGAAATTTACCCATTTTTAAATTATAAAAAGTTAAAAGTGATAAATATTGATGATATTTATAGGGATCTGCATTCTTAAAAGTCTGTAAGCCCTCAGTAATTAATATTTTAGCCGAATCCATTTTATTGATTTCAATATAAGTATCGGCTAAGTTGGTTCTTATCTTTTCTATTTCATTTTCATTCAGATAATTGGCATTTACTAAATAGTATCTTAATACTTTTGCGGCTTCTGCATGCTTTCCTACATAGCTATTTAGGTATGCAATATTCGTTTCTGCCAGTGCAATTTGTCTTTTATTCCCTTTTTGCTTGGCATACTTTAAACCTATTATATAATTATCTAATGCCTGTTTTTGATTATCATACTTAAAAAAAATATTAGCTCTTAATAGATAAATACGGGCGGGATATACATTATCGGAAATCTTTTTGGCAACCAAAGCCATGCTGTCAATATACTTAAAAGCATTTTCCTTATTGGCGTTGATACACTTATAAGCATATGCCTCAGCAATTTGAGGATTGTTTTTTTCTTTTTTGGCCTTATGCAAATAATACTCTGCTACTAGTCCTGCTTCAGCAGATTTGCCCTGATAATTATAATCGTAAAATTTATTTTCCAAGTCTAAATAAGAGGATCCCTTAAGGGAATCGTTTATAGGAGTAGAGTGTGCATTGGTAATGCCAAATACGATACAAAATAGAAGTTGGAGATATTTCATTTCCTTGTCTTGTGCTTTATTCACCTGTACAAAAATAAAACTTATTTCTTAGAATAGTGAGATTGATTTTGTTAAGTACAACGTTTGAGGATATAGCTTATTTATATCTCACTTACCCCTAATGATTTGTAAATTATCAGAAATATTTGATTGGTTTTAGAAAAATATTGTTTTATTTGCAAATACGATTATTAAATTTTTTATTATGAAAAAAGCAAAACAAACTGAAAAAAAAATATCTCTAAAAAAATTACAAATCACTAAAATTAATAATCCAGGAAAAATTTTTGGTGGGACTAAAGCAGTTTTTGCAGCAGAAGACTGTGAGGATATTGATAATGGTAGCAAACCGAGAACAGGACATGATACGGGAAGATAATAAGTTTTTTTAAAATGAATAAATTACTTTCTATTATTACCCTTTTTTTCTTAAAATTGGGGGCACAGAATGCTCCTTCCTTTCCCGTTACAGATAAATATTTCGGGACTAATATTGTGGATCCCTATAGGAATCTTGAAGATCTTCGGGATTTGAAAACGACATCATGGATGAAATTGCAAACAGAGAAAGCGGATGCTATTCTAAATACACTTTCAAACCGTGATTATTATGCAAAAAAGAGATTAGTTCTAGACCAAAGGCAGGGATATATTGTATCTGATTTAAAAATTACAGCCAATGACAGATATTTCTACCTGAAGAAAGCAGCTGATGAAAAAATAGCAAAAGTATATTATAAAGATGGTCTTAATGGGGAGGAAGAGCTACTATATGACCCAACTAACTTAAAGGATAATTCTCTTAGTTCTATCTATGGTTATTCAGTAAATCTAATAAGTCCCAGTTGGGATGGGAATAAACTTGCAATATCTGTTGCTGAAAAAGGAAAAGAAGTTTCTCAGATTATTGTAATGGATGTTTCCAGCAGAAAAATCTATCCTGAAATTATATCGCAAACTAATCCCTCTTCTGTCGGAGGAATAAAATGGCTAGAAGATAATACAGGTTTCTTCTATATCTATTACCCTGTTATTGATATTACGTCTGATTTGTTTTCTAGTAATACAGAATCTGTTCTTTATAAAATAGGAGAGGATCCAAACAGAAGAAATGTTGTTTTTTCCAATATCAATAACCCCGATTTAAAAATAAGTGCCGAAAAGTTTCCTGCTATATTAGTTTTTAATTCTGATGATCCTTATTATATTGGAATATTGGTAGACGTAGAAGATAATAGAAAGACGTTTGTCATCAAAAAAGAAGACTTATTAAATGGGAAAAAAAACTGGACTTCGTTATACAATAAGGAAGATAAAGTATTTTATATAAGATTGGCAGGAGAAGAAGTTATTTTCTTATCAGGATATAATTCTCCAAATTTTAAGCTTTGTAAAACAACCGTTAAACAGTCTGATTTTAGAAATCCAAAGATTTTAGTTCCTGAAAAGAAAGATGAAGTTATTAAAAATTATGCAATAACTAAAGATGGTATTTACTTTACGACTACAAAAAATGGTGTAGAGGCAAAGCTTTATTTATATAAAGACGGAAAGGAAATACCAATAACATTACCTTATGTTTTTGGAAATATTAGTTTGCAGTCTAAAGGGAAAAATTTTTCAGACCTATGGATAACTTGCTCCGGATGGCTAAATGAGGAACAGAGATTCAAGTATAATTTAAAAGAGAATCATTTTATTCCTGAAAACCTTACACCTATCATTGAATACCCTGAATTTAAAGATATTATTGTAGAAGAATTAACAGTAAAATCAAGAGATAATGAGGATATCCCCTTATCACTAATTTATAATAAAAGCTCTCTCAAGAAAGATGG
This genomic interval from Chryseobacterium joostei contains the following:
- the gwsS gene encoding grasp-with-spasm system SPASM domain peptide maturase, giving the protein MFDKIDMRYFNLFSNITITKGATRILISDLQRNISELYPLELYELIEELKVNSLEDLVKNYDDESQEIINEYLGFLLEEEYGFITENGWDKNFPPLSHRFQDHSDISNIFIEINDLLTLDKIKLSIDNLGVKYLVIYSTREFSMEEYQNIDNKFKDSVLESIEIYAPFHEGLDKSFFQVLNQTTSRIDSLIFYNCKKQPFKNNEIFRFTINFNHENIQISACGKVNLKYFNTNLSKVLEAINHNSCLNKKIGIDINGNIKNCPLMPESFENIHTSSLEDALAKPGFKKYWNLTKDHIESCKDCEFRYVCTDCRAFTERNMTNKEGLDISKPLKCGYDPYTGVWEDWTKNPLKQKAIKHYHMESLIK
- the gwsG gene encoding grasp-with-spasm system ATP-grasp peptide maturase; translation: MILIISQNHEITTTEVIKWLLKMGKSFIRVNEDEVFDIKTKEKRIYIESHRNCFFIDEITSVWYRRGGLNFRHVQYKNESININMNEYQHWLEDYIKKTLESKKHINKESNSDVNKLLVLEQAQKIGLDVPSYFLASNTDDVVLDKTIIKTIGGNPRMENIIKDSSGMMYTTVVRETENEDFFITFFQEKIEKDFEIRSFYLNRKIWSTAIFSQNNEQTKIDFRKYNDKKPTRKVPYDLPKDIEEKVCLLMQSLDLNCGSLDFIKSGDKHYFLEINTVGQFLGPSVTCNYSLEKEIADYL
- a CDS encoding TIGR04139 family peptide modification target, translating into MKNLKGLKGNFSSMENKKLQRTDLKAIQGAGDYSYVETDCGSTCYDKETWKDGKRISTLKIDTSLD
- a CDS encoding helix-turn-helix domain-containing protein; protein product: MNKAQDKEMKYLQLLFCIVFGITNAHSTPINDSLKGSSYLDLENKFYDYNYQGKSAEAGLVAEYYLHKAKKEKNNPQIAEAYAYKCINANKENAFKYIDSMALVAKKISDNVYPARIYLLRANIFFKYDNQKQALDNYIIGLKYAKQKGNKRQIALAETNIAYLNSYVGKHAEAAKVLRYYLVNANYLNENEIEKIRTNLADTYIEINKMDSAKILITEGLQTFKNADPYKYHQYLSLLTFYNLKMGKFQAAAESSQNSKQFFLKNGDTRDITYSFFYVAQAYAGLQQKEKAVENFVKVDSIAKKNNYTFPEQREVYTYLIDYYKTKEDKQKQLYYIDRFLAIDKVLDSEYWYLSKEIQRKYDTPKLLAEKQAIIQNLRVKKYLFYTLIGSLSLLLITALILFFKARKAEKRHRKIAQDLIRAVEENKTAPYNIANTSSEEENTDLTPTSFSNEYKSTIGKPFELIEVTDTTESDNKQSKSLPQEAIELILEALKKFENKEQYLTKGITLGKLAKNINTNTSYLSEVINVYKEKNFTSYINDLRIDYTLNRLVHDKKFRSYKLPAISEEIGYNSVQAFYMAFKKKTGTTPSIYIKEIEKQITNKKH
- a CDS encoding prolyl oligopeptidase family serine peptidase, with the translated sequence MNKLLSIITLFFLKLGAQNAPSFPVTDKYFGTNIVDPYRNLEDLRDLKTTSWMKLQTEKADAILNTLSNRDYYAKKRLVLDQRQGYIVSDLKITANDRYFYLKKAADEKIAKVYYKDGLNGEEELLYDPTNLKDNSLSSIYGYSVNLISPSWDGNKLAISVAEKGKEVSQIIVMDVSSRKIYPEIISQTNPSSVGGIKWLEDNTGFFYIYYPVIDITSDLFSSNTESVLYKIGEDPNRRNVVFSNINNPDLKISAEKFPAILVFNSDDPYYIGILVDVEDNRKTFVIKKEDLLNGKKNWTSLYNKEDKVFYIRLAGEEVIFLSGYNSPNFKLCKTTVKQSDFRNPKILVPEKKDEVIKNYAITKDGIYFTTTKNGVEAKLYLYKDGKEIPITLPYVFGNISLQSKGKNFSDLWITCSGWLNEEQRFKYNLKENHFIPENLTPIIEYPEFKDIIVEELTVKSRDNEDIPLSLIYNKSSLKKDGTAPTLIDAYGAYGISRSPFFAKSYLLWANQGGVVAVAHVRGGGEKGEEWHLGGYKETKPNSWKDLIDCTEYLIKEKYTSKDKTAIWGTSAGGITVGRAMTERPDLFKAAIVEVGMTNMLRFENTPNGEGNIKEFGTAKNPEEFKNLLEMDAYHHIKKGTKYPATLITGGINDNRVIVWQPTKFAAKLMAGNASSNPVLLKIDYEGGHGNNIPMEQRYASLGDIFAFAFWQLGHPDYQPKENLKK